One genomic segment of Vibrio sp. SCSIO 43136 includes these proteins:
- a CDS encoding efflux RND transporter permease subunit has product MFGVIDAALSRARTMITLLVMILIAGVGTYLSIPKESSPDIQIPIIYVSVGHQGISPTDAERLLVRPIEQELRSIEGVKEMIGTASEGHASVMLEFNVGVDLDKAMADVREAVDLAKPKLPEDSDEPTVNEVTLASEEPVLSVVLYGTVPERTIVQISRQIRDKLESYRQVLEVDIAGDREDVVEIIVDPLLMESYGLDQGDIYNLIALNNKVVAAGFVDTGYGRFSVKVPSVFDSLKDVLELPVKVDGKQVITFGDIATVRRAFRDPESFARLDGESAIVLDVKKRAGENIIETVELVKAVLEAAQAREDWPNNLLIKYTWDQSKDVKMMLNDLQNNILSAIILVVIVIIAILGARTAFLVGVSIPGSFLTGLLALAVFGLTINIVVLFALIMAVGMLVDGAIVVTEFADRRMQEGTPRKEAYRDAAKRMAWPITASTATTLAAFAPLLFWPDVTGEFMKYLPLTLIATLTASLVMALLFVPVLGGLIGRPQHVSAANQEKMIALHNGDFSKATGITKLYYHTLAIAVRHPLKILFSAILLAVAVGFSYGKAGLGAEFFPDVDPPRFNVKVRSYGDLSIQEKDKLMREIEEVMLGHDEFESVYTKTGGDDEIGVITITPVDWQYRRKVKTIIEELREVTDTFAGVEIEYKFPAAGPPVENDLVIELSARIPTHLDDAAKIVRHWADNNPAFTNISDDSSKAGIDWQIDIRRDDASRFAADATLVGNTVQFVTNGLKIGDYLPDDSNEEVDILVRFPEDKRDIGRFDQLRIKTPAGLVPITNFASITPDQKQDTIHRVDGHRVLSIKADMAEGYNLALELPKIAEALAELDLPTGIEYKIRGQNEEQENSSAFLQNAFLVALAAMALILITQFNSFYQAFLILSAVLFSTVGVFAGLLIFQRPFGIIMSGIGVIALAGIVVNNNIVLIDTYNQLRKRGLEKQEAILRTGVQRLRPVMLTTVTTILGLLPMVLEMNVDLINQKIEFGAPSTQWWSQLATAVAGGLAFATVLTLVLTPCLLMLGREPKVEAKPQEVQPSP; this is encoded by the coding sequence ATGTTTGGAGTCATAGACGCAGCGCTGTCTAGAGCGCGAACGATGATCACCTTATTGGTGATGATCTTGATTGCTGGTGTCGGTACTTATCTATCGATACCAAAAGAGTCCAGTCCGGATATTCAAATACCGATCATTTATGTGTCGGTAGGACACCAAGGCATTTCACCAACCGATGCGGAGCGCTTGCTCGTTCGTCCTATTGAGCAAGAACTACGCTCAATTGAAGGGGTGAAAGAGATGATAGGCACGGCCTCCGAAGGTCACGCTTCTGTAATGCTGGAGTTTAACGTCGGGGTGGATCTGGATAAGGCGATGGCCGATGTACGAGAGGCTGTAGATCTTGCCAAACCTAAGCTTCCAGAAGATAGCGATGAGCCAACAGTAAATGAAGTGACCTTGGCATCTGAAGAGCCTGTGTTATCGGTGGTCCTGTACGGTACTGTGCCTGAGCGTACGATTGTGCAAATTTCTCGCCAGATCCGCGATAAGTTAGAGAGCTATCGACAAGTGCTCGAAGTGGATATTGCAGGTGATCGTGAAGACGTGGTTGAGATCATCGTCGATCCACTGCTGATGGAAAGTTACGGCTTAGATCAAGGCGATATTTATAATCTGATTGCGCTTAACAACAAGGTGGTTGCTGCTGGCTTTGTTGATACCGGATATGGGCGTTTTTCAGTCAAAGTGCCATCGGTGTTTGACTCATTGAAAGATGTGTTAGAACTGCCAGTGAAAGTAGATGGCAAACAAGTGATTACCTTTGGTGATATCGCAACCGTACGCCGTGCATTTAGAGACCCTGAGAGCTTTGCTCGATTGGATGGGGAATCTGCGATTGTCTTGGATGTGAAAAAGCGTGCTGGTGAAAACATCATTGAAACGGTTGAGCTGGTAAAAGCCGTATTGGAAGCGGCGCAAGCACGTGAAGATTGGCCGAACAACTTATTGATCAAATACACTTGGGATCAATCTAAAGACGTTAAAATGATGCTTAATGATCTGCAGAACAACATCTTGTCTGCAATCATTTTGGTGGTGATTGTTATTATCGCTATCCTTGGTGCGAGAACGGCCTTCTTGGTTGGCGTATCCATTCCCGGCTCTTTCCTAACGGGCCTATTGGCACTAGCAGTGTTTGGCTTGACCATCAATATCGTTGTGCTGTTTGCATTAATCATGGCAGTCGGCATGCTGGTGGACGGGGCGATTGTAGTTACCGAGTTTGCTGATAGGCGAATGCAAGAAGGCACCCCAAGAAAAGAAGCTTATCGAGACGCAGCGAAGCGCATGGCTTGGCCAATAACTGCATCGACAGCGACAACATTAGCCGCATTTGCACCGCTATTGTTCTGGCCTGATGTGACTGGCGAGTTTATGAAGTATTTGCCATTAACGCTGATAGCAACGCTGACAGCTTCATTGGTAATGGCGTTGTTATTTGTGCCTGTATTAGGGGGACTCATTGGCCGTCCGCAACATGTCTCTGCTGCAAACCAAGAGAAGATGATTGCGCTGCATAATGGTGATTTTTCTAAAGCGACGGGCATCACTAAGCTCTACTATCACACCTTAGCCATTGCGGTAAGACATCCACTTAAGATCCTTTTTAGTGCTATCTTACTGGCGGTCGCAGTTGGCTTTAGTTATGGCAAGGCAGGCCTCGGGGCCGAGTTCTTCCCAGATGTTGATCCGCCTCGCTTTAACGTCAAAGTACGTTCGTATGGTGATCTTTCTATTCAAGAGAAAGATAAGCTGATGCGTGAGATAGAAGAAGTGATGCTCGGTCATGATGAGTTTGAGAGTGTTTATACCAAAACTGGTGGTGACGATGAAATAGGGGTGATTACCATCACGCCTGTGGATTGGCAGTACCGCCGTAAAGTCAAAACCATCATCGAAGAGCTTCGTGAGGTGACGGACACCTTTGCAGGTGTGGAAATTGAGTACAAATTCCCTGCAGCTGGTCCTCCGGTAGAGAATGACTTAGTGATTGAGCTGTCGGCCCGCATACCGACTCATCTCGACGATGCTGCAAAGATTGTTCGACACTGGGCAGATAACAACCCAGCCTTTACTAACATTAGTGATGACTCGAGCAAAGCAGGTATTGATTGGCAAATAGATATCCGTCGTGATGATGCATCACGCTTTGCTGCTGATGCGACCTTAGTGGGTAATACGGTTCAGTTTGTGACCAATGGTCTGAAAATTGGTGATTACTTACCGGATGATTCAAACGAAGAGGTCGATATCTTGGTGCGCTTCCCAGAAGATAAGCGTGACATAGGCCGTTTTGACCAGTTACGAATCAAAACGCCAGCGGGGCTAGTGCCAATTACTAACTTTGCGAGCATCACGCCAGACCAAAAGCAGGACACGATTCACCGTGTGGATGGTCATCGAGTACTAAGTATTAAGGCTGATATGGCGGAAGGATATAACCTTGCACTAGAATTGCCAAAAATTGCGGAGGCGTTGGCAGAGCTCGACTTGCCTACGGGTATTGAGTACAAAATCCGTGGTCAAAATGAGGAGCAAGAAAACTCATCTGCTTTCTTGCAGAACGCCTTCTTAGTTGCCCTTGCGGCAATGGCGCTGATATTGATAACTCAGTTCAACAGCTTCTACCAAGCTTTCTTGATCTTGAGTGCGGTGCTGTTTTCCACCGTGGGTGTATTTGCCGGTTTGCTTATCTTCCAAAGACCGTTTGGCATCATCATGTCGGGCATCGGGGTAATCGCTTTGGCAGGTATCGTGGTGAACAACAACATCGTGTTGATTGATACCTATAACCAGTTGCGTAAGCGAGGGCTTGAAAAGCAAGAAGCAATTTTGCGCACTGGGGTGCAGCGTTTGCGCCCGGTAATGTTAACTACGGTAACGACGATACTCGGCTTGTTGCCGATGGTACTGGAGATGAACGTCGACTTAATTAACCAAAAGATTGAGTTTGGTGCTCCGAGTACACAGTGGTGGTCTCAATTGGCAACTGCCGTGGCAGGAGGGTTAGCGTTTGCAACCGTTTTGACCTTGGTACTAACACCTTGCTTGCTGATGCTTGGTCGAGAACCCAAAGTTGAAGCTAAGCCGCAGGAAGTGCAACCTAGTCCTTAA
- the hemL gene encoding glutamate-1-semialdehyde 2,1-aminomutase has product MSKSADLYQKAQQTIPGGVNSPVRAFNGVGGTPLFLERADGPLVFDADGKAYIDYVGSWGPMILGHNHVAIRDAVIDAAQRGLSFGAPTEMEITMAELVSELVPSMEQVRMVSSGTEATMSAIRLARGFTGRDKIMKFEGCYHGHADSLLVKAGSGALTLGQPSSPGVPEDFAKHTLTATFNNLDSVREMFAANPEQIACIIVEPVAGNMNCIPPVEGFLEGLRDICDENGALLIFDEVMTGFRVALGGAQAHYNIKPDLTTLGKVIGGGMPVGAFGGRKEVMQYIAPTGPVYQAGTLSGNPVAMAAGYAALNLLKEEGNEKRLASKTKQLADGFKQLADKHGIPLVVNQVGGMFGFFFTDKESISCYQEVTECDIERFKTFFHLMLKHGVYLAPSAFEASFTSLAHSSKEIEATLEAADHCFALLAQQA; this is encoded by the coding sequence ATGAGCAAGTCAGCTGATCTGTATCAAAAAGCTCAACAAACCATTCCAGGTGGCGTGAACTCACCAGTACGTGCATTCAACGGTGTCGGTGGCACACCACTATTTCTAGAACGTGCCGATGGGCCACTGGTTTTTGACGCAGATGGTAAAGCTTACATTGATTACGTAGGCTCTTGGGGCCCAATGATCCTAGGCCACAACCACGTTGCAATTCGCGATGCTGTCATCGATGCAGCGCAGCGCGGGCTGAGCTTTGGTGCGCCAACAGAAATGGAAATCACCATGGCTGAGTTGGTTTCTGAGCTAGTTCCATCCATGGAGCAAGTACGCATGGTAAGTTCAGGTACAGAAGCGACCATGAGTGCAATCCGCCTTGCACGTGGCTTCACAGGCCGTGACAAAATCATGAAATTTGAAGGCTGTTACCACGGCCACGCAGACAGCTTACTTGTAAAAGCTGGCTCTGGCGCTCTTACCCTTGGTCAGCCAAGCTCCCCAGGCGTACCAGAAGACTTTGCCAAGCACACGCTCACCGCAACATTTAACAACCTAGATTCTGTGCGTGAAATGTTTGCAGCTAACCCAGAACAAATCGCTTGTATCATCGTTGAACCTGTTGCAGGCAACATGAACTGTATTCCCCCTGTGGAAGGCTTCCTAGAAGGTCTGAGAGATATCTGTGACGAAAACGGTGCCCTACTGATTTTTGATGAAGTGATGACGGGTTTCCGTGTCGCTCTAGGTGGCGCACAAGCACACTACAACATCAAACCAGACCTAACCACACTAGGTAAAGTTATCGGTGGCGGTATGCCTGTTGGTGCTTTTGGCGGTCGCAAAGAAGTGATGCAATACATTGCACCTACTGGCCCAGTTTACCAAGCAGGTACACTATCAGGTAACCCTGTTGCAATGGCGGCAGGTTACGCTGCGCTAAATCTTCTTAAAGAAGAAGGCAACGAGAAACGTCTAGCGAGCAAGACCAAGCAGCTAGCTGATGGCTTCAAACAACTGGCAGACAAACACGGTATCCCACTAGTGGTGAACCAAGTGGGCGGCATGTTCGGCTTCTTCTTTACCGACAAAGAGAGCATCAGCTGTTACCAAGAAGTGACTGAGTGTGACATCGAGCGTTTCAAAACCTTCTTCCACTTAATGCTTAAACACGGTGTTTACCTAGCACCTTCAGCATTTGAAGCAAGCTTTACTTCTCTTGCTCACAGCAGCAAAGAAATCGAAGCAACGCTAGAGGCCGCGGATCACTGTTTCGCTCTTCTAGCGCAACAGGCTTAA
- the tyrS gene encoding tyrosine--tRNA ligase → MANLETALAEIKRGVDELIPEEELIAKLKEGRPLRIKLGADPTAPDIHLGHTVILNKLRAFQELGHDVTFLIGDFTGMVGDPTGKNTTRPPLTREDVLRNAETYKEQVFKILDPAKTKIAFNSEWLSELGAEGMIRLAANQTVARMLERDDFKKRYTGGQPIAIHEFMYPLLQGYDSVAMETDVELGGTDQKFNLLMGRELQKAHGQKPQVVLTMPLLVGLDGEKKMSKSAHNYIGISEAPSEMFGKIMSISDDLMWSYYELLSFRPLAEIAQFKADVEAGKNPRDIKILLAKEIIERFHSQADADAAEQEFINRFQKGAMPEEMPEFEFDAGIAIANLLKEAGLVNSTSDAMRMIRQGAAKLDGAKIEDTKWVPEAGTAVYQVGKRKFARVTIK, encoded by the coding sequence ATGGCGAATTTGGAAACGGCACTAGCGGAGATCAAGCGCGGTGTTGACGAACTGATTCCAGAAGAAGAACTGATTGCCAAATTGAAAGAGGGCCGCCCTCTTCGCATCAAACTGGGTGCCGATCCAACTGCACCTGATATCCACCTAGGCCACACAGTTATCCTGAACAAACTGCGTGCGTTCCAAGAGCTAGGTCACGATGTGACTTTCCTTATCGGTGATTTTACCGGTATGGTTGGTGATCCGACGGGCAAGAATACCACTCGCCCACCACTGACTCGCGAAGACGTGCTGCGTAATGCAGAAACGTATAAAGAGCAGGTGTTCAAGATCCTAGACCCAGCTAAGACTAAGATTGCATTCAACTCTGAGTGGTTATCTGAGTTAGGCGCTGAAGGCATGATCCGTCTTGCGGCGAACCAGACCGTTGCACGTATGCTAGAACGTGATGACTTTAAAAAGCGTTACACAGGCGGTCAGCCAATTGCTATCCATGAGTTTATGTATCCACTCCTACAAGGTTATGACTCAGTAGCAATGGAAACAGACGTTGAGCTTGGTGGTACTGACCAGAAGTTCAACCTACTGATGGGGCGTGAACTGCAAAAAGCGCACGGTCAGAAGCCTCAAGTTGTGCTTACTATGCCTCTACTCGTTGGCTTAGATGGCGAGAAGAAGATGTCGAAGTCTGCGCACAACTACATCGGTATTAGCGAAGCACCAAGCGAGATGTTTGGTAAGATCATGTCCATCTCTGATGACTTAATGTGGAGTTACTACGAGCTGCTATCTTTCCGCCCACTAGCGGAAATCGCGCAGTTTAAAGCTGACGTAGAAGCTGGTAAGAATCCTCGTGATATCAAGATCCTATTGGCGAAAGAAATCATCGAGCGTTTCCACTCTCAAGCGGACGCAGATGCGGCTGAGCAAGAGTTCATTAACCGTTTCCAAAAAGGTGCGATGCCTGAAGAGATGCCAGAGTTTGAGTTTGACGCAGGCATTGCAATTGCTAACCTGCTCAAAGAGGCAGGTCTTGTAAACTCTACATCTGACGCTATGCGTATGATCCGTCAAGGCGCAGCGAAACTTGATGGTGCTAAGATTGAAGATACCAAATGGGTACCAGAAGCTGGCACTGCGGTTTATCAAGTCGGTAAACGTAAATTTGCTCGTGTTACTATCAAGTAA
- a CDS encoding magnesium transporter codes for MTVIQPSLFSADEIGAAHSAFLQYDKETQLHLLGVMPIEEAVEILHNCKVSDVHWFLDQLEAQGSNKRARHYAMQLGLNFSEAETAKDYLSTSVIAHFRQRVGWIVALALLGIVSGLIIAQYEDTLSQLVLLAVYMPVIAAAGGNTGSQAATLVIRALATGELKKRQWLDVIWKESRIALCLAAVIAVVILCRVLLFSGSSSTGGFDLNTIALAIAVALFIQVTLSTTLGGVLPILARACKLDPAVLVSPVLASVVDISGIWIYFNVVNYFLGLN; via the coding sequence ATGACGGTAATTCAACCATCGCTATTTTCAGCCGATGAAATTGGCGCTGCTCACAGCGCATTTTTGCAATACGACAAAGAGACTCAGCTTCATTTATTAGGCGTGATGCCTATAGAGGAAGCAGTGGAGATCTTACATAACTGTAAAGTTTCTGACGTGCATTGGTTTTTGGACCAATTGGAGGCGCAAGGCTCGAATAAACGAGCTCGTCACTATGCTATGCAATTGGGGTTAAACTTTTCTGAAGCCGAAACGGCAAAAGATTATTTAAGCACCAGTGTCATTGCTCACTTCCGCCAGCGTGTTGGCTGGATTGTGGCCTTGGCTTTGCTTGGCATCGTTTCAGGACTCATTATTGCTCAGTACGAAGACACTTTGAGCCAACTGGTGCTACTTGCTGTCTATATGCCGGTCATTGCTGCCGCTGGTGGTAATACGGGCTCACAGGCGGCAACCTTGGTCATCAGGGCGCTCGCCACAGGTGAGCTCAAAAAGCGCCAGTGGCTAGATGTAATATGGAAAGAGAGTCGAATTGCACTCTGTTTGGCTGCAGTGATTGCCGTGGTTATTTTGTGCCGAGTGTTGCTATTTAGTGGCAGCAGCTCAACGGGTGGCTTTGACTTAAATACCATAGCATTGGCTATCGCAGTGGCACTGTTCATTCAGGTGACATTATCGACCACTTTAGGTGGTGTATTGCCGATTTTGGCACGAGCTTGCAAGCTCGACCCTGCCGTACTGGTGAGCCCAGTACTGGCATCTGTGGTCGATATCTCAGGGATCTGGATCTACTTCAACGTAGTGAACTATTTCTTGGGATTAAATTGA
- the erpA gene encoding iron-sulfur cluster insertion protein ErpA, with protein MSEVQVPLSFSDAAASRVKVLIAEEENPELKLRVYITGGGCSGFQYGFTFDESVNDGDMIIENQGVTLVVDPMSLQYLVGGQVDYTEGLEGSRFFVDNPNATTTCGCGASFSV; from the coding sequence GTGAGCGAAGTACAAGTTCCGCTATCCTTCTCTGATGCGGCGGCATCACGAGTTAAAGTGTTGATTGCTGAAGAAGAAAATCCAGAGCTTAAGTTACGCGTCTACATCACGGGTGGAGGCTGTAGTGGTTTCCAATACGGCTTCACGTTTGATGAGTCAGTGAATGACGGTGACATGATTATTGAAAATCAAGGCGTGACCTTGGTGGTTGACCCAATGAGTCTGCAATATCTAGTTGGCGGTCAAGTGGATTATACCGAGGGGCTAGAAGGCTCTCGTTTCTTTGTCGACAACCCGAACGCAACCACTACCTGTGGCTGTGGCGCCTCGTTTAGCGTCTAA
- a CDS encoding peptidoglycan DD-metalloendopeptidase family protein, whose product MAKFARLPLVHKLWIVFFTAIVVFALFFLPDTKQLKSQGTTLEIGKHYPLTINVEALNPSVEVMPTSLIRWETYTVQSGESAALLFNRIGLSAKLLHQLISSDKEINRQLSRLRPGNKLQFGFDEQNELVQLNRKLTEFETFKITRSDDGFSSTTSTKQVDIQYNYSESEITSSFWNAGVSAGLTANQIMELAGIFGWDIDFALDIRKGDNFQVLYEEKLVEGEKLGRGNIIAAVFTNQGDTFKAIRDPKTGAYYDENGRAMKKAFLRSPVNFRYVSSNFNPRRLHPVTGRVKPHRGTDYVAPVGTPIWAAGDGIVEKAGYNKFNGNYVFIRHSNTYITKYLHLKKRKVKTGQRVKQGQTIGTLGATGRVTGAHLHYEFLVNGVHKNPRTVKLPQAKSLKGSAKQAFIGEAQQRLAQLEKYQHLMMPIDETKLAANN is encoded by the coding sequence ATGGCTAAGTTTGCTCGTCTGCCGCTTGTGCACAAACTATGGATTGTCTTTTTTACTGCGATTGTCGTGTTCGCACTCTTCTTTCTACCCGACACTAAACAGCTCAAATCTCAAGGCACGACTTTAGAAATCGGCAAGCACTACCCATTAACCATTAATGTTGAAGCGCTGAATCCGAGTGTCGAAGTGATGCCGACCTCTCTCATTCGCTGGGAAACCTATACCGTGCAGTCTGGAGAGAGTGCCGCCCTGCTGTTCAATCGAATTGGCCTTTCTGCAAAACTGCTTCACCAGTTGATCAGCAGTGACAAAGAGATTAATCGCCAGCTTTCTAGACTTCGTCCGGGCAACAAACTTCAATTTGGTTTTGACGAGCAAAATGAACTGGTACAGCTCAATCGCAAACTAACAGAATTTGAAACGTTCAAGATCACCCGCTCAGACGACGGGTTTAGTTCCACGACCTCTACCAAACAAGTCGATATCCAATACAATTATTCAGAGTCAGAAATCACCTCAAGCTTTTGGAATGCAGGTGTGAGTGCTGGGTTAACCGCTAACCAGATCATGGAATTGGCAGGTATTTTCGGCTGGGATATCGATTTCGCACTAGATATTCGCAAAGGCGACAACTTCCAAGTTTTGTATGAAGAAAAACTGGTAGAAGGCGAGAAGCTCGGGCGTGGCAACATTATTGCCGCTGTGTTTACCAACCAAGGCGATACCTTTAAGGCGATTAGAGACCCAAAAACAGGGGCCTACTACGATGAAAATGGCCGAGCGATGAAAAAAGCTTTCCTGCGCTCACCAGTCAACTTCCGATACGTAAGTTCCAACTTTAACCCTCGCCGTTTACACCCGGTAACCGGGCGAGTAAAACCTCACCGAGGTACGGACTATGTGGCTCCAGTAGGTACTCCAATTTGGGCAGCAGGTGACGGTATCGTCGAGAAAGCTGGCTACAATAAATTCAACGGCAACTATGTGTTCATCCGCCACAGTAACACCTACATCACCAAATACCTGCACCTTAAAAAGCGCAAGGTAAAAACTGGCCAACGAGTCAAGCAGGGCCAAACGATCGGTACGCTCGGCGCTACAGGTCGAGTCACTGGCGCACACCTACACTATGAGTTTTTGGTTAACGGCGTGCACAAAAACCCGCGCACGGTAAAACTGCCGCAAGCCAAATCCTTAAAAGGCTCGGCGAAACAAGCCTTCATCGGTGAAGCGCAGCAACGTCTGGCTCAACTCGAAAAGTATCAACACCTAATGATGCCAATCGATGAAACCAAACTTGCTGCCAACAACTAG
- a CDS encoding efflux RND transporter periplasmic adaptor subunit — MPISRVSGFFSQRPWILSLICLIALSVWLGMGMLHAEENPQANKQEQQVPLAKVAYETFNASPTARNIDLYGRTAPKREAKLGAEIAGKIIALRVDKGDAVTAGQPIAQIDKGDLNIQLEKAKAMLAVKEKEFKAAQSLKNRGLQGEVAFSTAQAALTDAKASLENVKLALRNTLIKAPFDGYIDDLMVEEGDFVGIGDPVASLLDLSVLLIEADVSEQHIGQLQLGQSADVRLVTDVEMQGKLSYVSRVSSPATNTFEIEIQIPNQGQKISAGISAEVTLTLGEQMAVKVTPAMLALDESGNLGVKTLVEETVKFVPIQLVKAEQDGVWLTGLGDSVNIITVGQGFVRDGDPVIAVQKP, encoded by the coding sequence ATGCCTATCTCTCGTGTTAGTGGCTTTTTTTCTCAACGACCTTGGATACTTTCGCTTATCTGTTTGATTGCCCTGTCGGTTTGGCTCGGAATGGGGATGTTGCATGCCGAAGAAAACCCGCAAGCAAACAAGCAAGAGCAGCAAGTGCCATTGGCTAAAGTCGCTTACGAAACCTTCAATGCGTCTCCTACGGCTCGCAATATCGATCTTTATGGACGCACTGCACCTAAACGTGAAGCTAAGCTCGGTGCGGAAATTGCCGGAAAAATTATCGCCCTGAGAGTGGATAAAGGTGATGCGGTGACCGCAGGTCAGCCGATCGCACAAATCGACAAAGGGGATTTAAACATCCAATTGGAAAAAGCCAAAGCGATGCTGGCAGTAAAAGAGAAAGAATTTAAAGCAGCGCAATCGTTGAAAAATCGCGGCCTACAAGGGGAAGTGGCGTTTAGTACCGCCCAAGCGGCTCTTACCGATGCCAAAGCTTCGTTAGAAAATGTAAAGTTGGCATTGCGAAATACCTTAATCAAAGCGCCATTTGATGGCTATATTGATGATTTAATGGTGGAAGAAGGGGACTTTGTTGGAATCGGAGACCCTGTGGCTAGTTTGCTTGATCTTTCCGTGCTTCTTATTGAAGCCGATGTGAGTGAGCAGCATATTGGTCAACTTCAACTGGGCCAATCCGCCGATGTTCGATTGGTAACGGATGTTGAGATGCAAGGTAAGCTTAGCTACGTTTCTCGCGTTTCTTCTCCAGCAACCAACACATTTGAAATCGAGATTCAAATTCCTAATCAGGGCCAGAAGATATCGGCAGGTATCAGTGCTGAAGTGACATTGACGCTGGGTGAGCAAATGGCGGTCAAGGTTACTCCGGCGATGTTGGCCTTGGATGAGAGCGGCAACTTAGGGGTAAAAACCTTAGTCGAAGAGACGGTTAAGTTCGTGCCGATTCAGTTGGTTAAAGCGGAGCAAGACGGTGTCTGGCTGACCGGCCTTGGCGATTCGGTCAACATCATCACGGTCGGGCAAGGTTTTGTCCGAGATGGCGACCCTGTCATCGCTGTGCAAAAGCCCTAG
- a CDS encoding glycosyltransferase family 9 protein: MSIKNALRQFDSYRRDKMGGLETLLYKMLSNNKSLQKDLLAPEQVKRIIVIRNNKRIGNMYFMLPFLREVSRQYPDAQIDLLLNEPWQGQVFAHMGFGQMDYSHFSFKQLGKWLSCMGKLRRNQYDLVLVPYSSVGDAMMCAMLDAKNKVAEYNQRRLPAAPHSIPRGECLPHAALNSLDVLVQMGLPVDSQYDHTMAFGNDELIKGQSVADELKGDHPGVTMAYFRGARGDKLLSEAQWRDILAKFEQGAPQPIQWVEILSPDITSALESGRKTFQSSDMRHLAAVLKQLDAFICCDTGPLHLADAADATCIGIFTHTDTKRYGLLGANCAEVEGLDNLDAKAVFEKVGLNK, translated from the coding sequence ATGAGTATTAAAAACGCCTTGCGTCAATTTGACAGTTATCGCCGCGACAAAATGGGCGGGCTGGAAACGCTTCTCTACAAAATGCTGTCGAATAACAAGAGCTTGCAAAAAGACTTATTAGCGCCTGAACAGGTCAAACGTATTATCGTTATCCGTAACAATAAGCGCATTGGCAATATGTACTTTATGCTGCCATTTTTGCGTGAAGTGAGCAGGCAGTATCCAGACGCACAAATCGATCTGTTGCTCAATGAACCTTGGCAGGGCCAAGTCTTTGCTCATATGGGGTTTGGGCAAATGGATTACTCGCACTTCTCATTCAAACAGCTTGGTAAATGGCTGAGCTGCATGGGCAAACTGCGTCGCAATCAGTATGACTTGGTGCTTGTGCCATATAGTTCGGTGGGTGACGCCATGATGTGTGCGATGTTAGATGCAAAAAACAAAGTGGCAGAATATAACCAGCGCCGTTTACCTGCTGCTCCCCACTCAATACCTCGTGGTGAGTGTTTGCCTCACGCTGCACTTAATAGCTTGGATGTGTTGGTACAGATGGGGCTACCTGTGGACTCTCAATATGATCACACCATGGCGTTTGGTAATGATGAGTTGATCAAGGGGCAATCTGTAGCTGATGAGCTAAAAGGTGATCATCCGGGCGTTACTATGGCCTATTTCAGAGGGGCTCGTGGCGATAAGCTTTTATCTGAGGCGCAGTGGCGTGACATTTTGGCTAAGTTCGAGCAAGGTGCGCCGCAGCCTATCCAATGGGTGGAAATTTTAAGCCCTGATATCACTTCTGCACTCGAATCTGGTCGTAAGACTTTTCAATCCAGTGATATGCGCCATTTAGCGGCAGTTTTGAAACAGCTTGATGCTTTTATCTGTTGTGATACTGGACCGCTTCATTTAGCAGATGCAGCAGATGCTACTTGTATCGGTATTTTCACCCATACGGATACCAAGCGTTATGGACTTCTAGGCGCCAACTGCGCAGAAGTGGAAGGGTTGGATAACCTAGATGCTAAGGCGGTTTTTGAGAAGGTTGGGTTGAACAAGTAG